The genomic interval CTCTCGCAGATGGTTTGTGGTTTTATGAGTTCTACTGCGCGTTCGTAGTGTTTGCAAAGAGTGGGGTCGGTGCCGTGGCGTGTTGCGAAGAGGTAATCTTCAAAGTGATCTGCTAGTTGTTTCCAGACTGCGCAGGCGCTGGGTATGTCGGTGATGATGGGTGGTTTGTGGAATGCATCAAAGAAGGTCATGGAGCACCTCCGCATTGAGTGTTATCTCTTTGTTTTCTAGTTGTGAGAGTTGTTCTTCAAAGCGTTTTGCAAAAAGGTTGTATGTGTTGAGGTGGTCTTGTGGTGTGGTGTGGTCTCGTCCTGCGAATTTTGCGTGTGCTTTGATGAGTGCGCAGTAGTGTTGCATGAGTGAGATTGTTTTGCTGGTGTTTGGAAGGAGGTTGAGGATGAGTTGGGGGTGTGCTTCTTGGACGTTGAGTTGCGTTTCCTTAATGTTTTTGAGCAGGTGGCTTATGTTGAGGGGTTGTTGGGGTGTTCGTGTGAGAATTGCTTCTTTTCTTTTTCGGATGGCTTCTTCTGTAGTGTTTGTTTTTAGACGTATGAATCTGCGTGAGAGTTCATGGTCTAGGGTATAGTTGTTCTCGTCTGCTAGGGTGTAGATAAGTTGTTTTCCTGCGGGTATGCGAAGTGTGTGTGTTTGTTGTCCTCGTGTTACTTTGCGTATGCTTTCTTTACCTTCGCTAAGGTCTTTAATCATTTCAATGAGGGTTTTGTCACGTCCTGCTTTTTGTAGTTCGCTAAAGTAGATGATAGTTGATGTGGTAATGTTTTCGTCATAGTATGTTGCGGTGGGGCTTGAGAGTGAACAGGTGTAGATGTGCTCGTCAAGGCAGTCAAGAAATGCGTTTACGAGGTGACTTTTTCCTGTTCCTGAAGCTCCTTCCACTCCTACGTGGAGCCCGCTTACGTAGCAGAGTGCGAGGAGTTTTGCATTGTCTCGCTCTTCGTACACTCCTCTTGATTCAATTGCGTCCGCTACGTCATCAAGTGTGAGATGAGGGGTTTGCAGGAGTTGTGGGGGTTGTGGGTGTTGGTGTGTTTGCAACGCCTGTGATTGGTAAGGGTGTAGTTGTGAATTGTTTATTGAATTGTTTAGGGGATTGTTTCTTGGGTTGTCTGTTGCTAGGCGAGGTGCATGGTGCTGTGAGTGTTCTTTGTTGGTTGTTATTGGGCGTATGTAGTTTTTGTGTGCTTGTTGGAGAGCTTCATGAAATGAGGGGAGGTCATAGTATTCGGTTATTGCGCGTGCCTCATCAAAAAGCTGAAGTTTTTCAGTAAGGCCTGCATGGGAAAGCTGGGAGATAATATTGCGAAATCGATGTGTGTCTGTTTTCAAATCGCCTATGTAGAGTTTTTGTTGTGAAGTCATTTTTTTGCTCTTTTGTTTTTCATATTTCTTTTTTGTTTCCTTGTTTGGTCTTTGTTTCTTTTCACCATCTCTTGTTTTCTCGTTTTAACTGAATTCGTTCTTTCAAGTTTTGCCATACGTGTTGAGGACGCGTAGGATGTGTTCAAGACCAAGTGGCTTTGCATTATGACAAGAGGGGTTGTTTGTAAAAAACTCGGGAGAGATGGTGTGGTATTGTTTGCAGTTCTCGTTTGCAGCATCAAGAATATTGGTAATTTCTCTTATGCTGATTTGTTTTCCAGAAATGCGTTGCGCAACGTGTTGGACGTCTTCGTCGCTGAGTTCATGTTCATACAGGGAAAGTTTGCTTAAGAGCAGGTTTTCAAGAAAGGAAGGGTCGGTAGGTGTTTTAAGGGAGATAACATTTGCTTGTCCGCAACGATCAATGATGCGAGAATCGATGTTGTTAAGGTAATTTGTGGCCATGATAATTGCCGTGTTTCCCACATAGTTTACTCCCTCGCCGCTGACCATCTTGATAAATTCCGAGGTGAAGTGCTGGTCAGCTTCTGTCTTTGATCTTGAAGGAAAGACGACATCCGCTTCATCAACGGTGATAACGCTTATACCTTGAGGGTCTTGTGCGCGGGTGAGAATTCCACGAATGTTTTTTGCAGACTCTGCTTGGTAGGAGCTCTTATCTGCGTTGGTAACGCTTATCGTAGCACAAGGAATATCTTT from Candidatus Woesearchaeota archaeon carries:
- a CDS encoding AAA family ATPase — translated: MSITQIIRSSLPSLIAQHESTRVFYDSLMQGESSQEHTAKSAALALNYLQEQRQGPCVQVEGIRYGDSQEKFLVSVYAAHKKMLAPYATLVEQGVFLRSLSCLVPSLSGAYAEIQQNNLNNLSSTNTRSPPPIIGYEQEQKKVFSLVHRLGFYQPIAQENQELPTQKIPLLILEGAPGCGKSLLLEHVKYRCRMIARYKDIPCATISVTNADKSSYQAESAKNIRGILTRAQDPQGISVITVDEADVVFPSRSKTEADQHFTSEFIKMVSGEGVNYVGNTAIIMATNYLNNIDSRIIDRCGQANVISLKTPTDPSFLENLLLSKLSLYEHELSDEDVQHVAQRISGKQISIREITNILDAANENCKQYHTISPEFFTNNPSCHNAKPLGLEHILRVLNTYGKT